In Panacibacter ginsenosidivorans, the following proteins share a genomic window:
- a CDS encoding YfcC family protein, whose protein sequence is MAPKRSFPAPLTVIMIVIILAAIATWFVPPGSYNRLSFEQDHFTLVSNNGNISLPATQHTLDSIHINITLEKFQHGDIRKPVAVPGSYHSEPRNGQGLLSVLQAPFKGMYDTVDIILFILIIGGFISIFYESGALEKGISRLAIKMKGKETSLIIIFTFLFALGGSSFGMAEETLAFYPLLVPIFLAAGYDLLMPVSVIFLGSNIGTMVAVTCPFSVIIASNAAGINWTVGTSGRIIMFIICVGITITYLLRYGKKIKRDPSASMVLKYDGPITPRFAAIDTSVNITMSKRDILVLILFAATFVMLVYGVVVLGWWLLEMSALFFASSIMLAIIIRMNEKIFVEKIIKGAESLLSVAFIVGLARGVTIILNDGHISDSILYQASHLVEGMSPGLFIISILVLFLVLSIFISSSSGMAVLTMPIIAPLGIMIGMGNQHIVNAYLFGMGIMNIITPTGLALPSLAMVNVSYKTWIKFMLPLMIILFIISAIYLLISVLFT, encoded by the coding sequence ATGGCCCCAAAGCGTAGCTTCCCCGCACCTCTTACTGTAATAATGATTGTTATAATCCTGGCAGCAATTGCCACATGGTTTGTACCTCCCGGCTCTTATAACAGGTTATCTTTTGAACAAGATCATTTTACACTGGTTTCGAATAACGGCAATATTAGTTTACCTGCTACACAACATACGCTTGACAGTATCCATATCAATATTACACTTGAAAAATTTCAACATGGCGATATAAGAAAACCTGTAGCTGTTCCGGGATCTTATCATAGTGAACCCAGGAACGGGCAAGGTTTGCTAAGTGTTTTACAAGCTCCGTTTAAAGGCATGTATGATACGGTAGACATTATATTGTTTATCCTCATCATCGGCGGCTTTATTTCCATTTTTTATGAGTCAGGCGCTTTGGAAAAAGGGATCAGCAGGCTAGCCATAAAAATGAAAGGAAAAGAAACCAGCCTTATCATCATCTTTACCTTTTTATTTGCATTGGGCGGCAGCAGTTTTGGTATGGCCGAAGAAACACTTGCTTTTTATCCATTACTCGTTCCCATATTTCTTGCTGCAGGCTATGATTTGCTGATGCCCGTATCAGTGATCTTTCTGGGATCGAACATTGGCACCATGGTAGCAGTAACCTGTCCGTTTTCTGTTATCATTGCATCAAATGCAGCAGGCATTAATTGGACTGTTGGCACTTCCGGTCGCATAATTATGTTTATTATCTGCGTGGGCATTACTATAACATATTTACTTCGTTATGGAAAAAAGATAAAGAGAGATCCGTCTGCATCAATGGTTTTAAAATACGATGGTCCAATAACGCCAAGATTTGCAGCAATTGATACATCCGTAAATATAACTATGAGCAAACGCGATATACTTGTGCTGATACTCTTTGCCGCAACTTTTGTAATGCTGGTGTATGGTGTAGTAGTATTGGGTTGGTGGCTGCTGGAAATGTCTGCGCTTTTTTTTGCATCATCGATCATGCTGGCAATTATCATACGGATGAACGAAAAAATATTTGTAGAAAAAATTATTAAAGGCGCAGAAAGTTTGTTATCAGTAGCATTCATTGTAGGGCTTGCAAGAGGTGTGACGATCATATTGAATGATGGCCATATCAGCGATTCAATATTATACCAGGCATCACACCTTGTAGAAGGCATGTCGCCTGGTTTATTTATCATCAGTATTCTTGTACTCTTTCTTGTGTTGAGTATTTTTATCTCATCTTCTTCCGGAATGGCGGTATTAACCATGCCCATTATTGCGCCGCTTGGTATTATGATTGGCATGGGTAACCAGCATATTGTAAATGCTTATCTGTTTGGCATGGGCATCATGAATATCATTACACCCACAGGCCTGGCGTTACCTTCACTGGCCATGGTAAACGTAAGTTATAAAACGTGGATAAAATTTATGCTGCCACTGATGATAATACTATTTATCATTTCAGCAATCTATCTTTTGATAAGTGTGCTTTTTACATAA